The Magnolia sinica isolate HGM2019 chromosome 9, MsV1, whole genome shotgun sequence genome contains a region encoding:
- the LOC131256770 gene encoding anthocyanidin 3-O-glucosyltransferase 7-like, with product MVTPKKPHVAIFAFPFGGHAAPLLSLSRQLATNAADASFSFFCTPKSNGFLSSIATASGPLPNLKFYDVSDGLLGNLPEEVELFMKATPGNFANALEGVVKEMGEVTCLLTDSFLWFAGHMAEERDVPWVTFWVSGARSLAAHFYTELFRKKIGTGPDVLATRHEEPLDFVPGFFVLRVGDLPEGVVFGDLDSFFPRLLHRMGEESARATAVVLKTFDGLDSTILTDLRSKFRSCLAVGPLNLISPLLSEDSHACLTWLDRFAHNPASIAYVGFGTVMRLTPAQVAALAEGLESSGVPFIWSLKAREGLPAGFLEQTAGRGLVVPWAPQSMVLGHVAVGVHVTHGGWNSVMESIAGTVPMICYPTLADQKLNTRLVSHAWRIGVEVDGGVLTRDGVVRSIELVLRKDEGRVMRERACKLRELGKESVENGSSVENFTKLLGILVPGG from the exons ATGGTGACTCCCAAGAAACCCCACGTCGCGATCTTCGCATTCCCCTTCGGTGGCCACGCCGcccctctcctctccctctcccgcCAGCTCGCCACTAACGCCGCAGACGCCAGCTTCTCCTTCTTCTGCACTCCCAAATCCAACGGCTTTCTTTCGTCGATCGCCACCGCATCCGGACCCTTACCCAATCTCAAGTTCTACGACGTGTCGGACGGTCTGCTCGGTAATCTGCCGGAAGAGGTAGAGCTGTTCATGAAAGCGACGCCTGGGAATTTCGCAAATGCGTTGGAGGGTGTGGTGAAGGAGATGGGAGAGGTTACCTGCTTGCTAACTGATTCGTTTCTGTGGTTCGCGGGACATATGGCGGAGGAGAGAGACGTGCCGTGGGTTACGTTCTGGGTAAGCGGAGCTCGGAGTCTCGCGGCACATTTTTACACTGAGCTCTTCCGGAAAAAGATAGGGACCGGACCTGATG TGTTGGCGACACGGCATGAGGAGCCCCTAGACTTCGTCCCGGGCTTCTTTGTGCTGCGAGTAGGCGACCTGCCCGAGGGAGTTGTCTTCGGTGACCTAGATTCCTTCTTCCCACGCCTCCTCCACCGCATGGGTGAGGAGTCGGCACGTGCAACGGCTGTGGTCCTCAAGACCTTTGATGGCTTGGATTCCACAATCCTAACCGATCTCAGGTCCAAGTTCCGCAGCTGCCTTGCAGTGGGCCCACTCAACCTCATCTCCCCACTCCTGTCAGAGGATTCTCACGCTTGCCTCACATGGCTCGATCGCTTCGCCCATAACCCTGCTTCCATAGCTTACGTTGGCTTTGGCACGGTGATGAGGCTCACGCCCGCTCAAGTAGCGGCACTAGCCGAGGGTCTGGAGTCGAGTGGGGTCCCCTTCATATGGTCCTTGAAAGCGAGGGAAGGTTTGCCAGCTGGATTCTTAGAGCAGACAGCTGGGAGGGGTCTCGTTGTCCCGTGGGCCCCGCAATCAATGGTGCTGGGCCACGTGGCTGTGGGGGTGCACGTGACGCACGGTGGGTGGAATTCAGTGATGGAGAGCATTGCGGGAACGGTGCCGATGATCTGTTACCCGACTCTCGCCGACCAAAAGCTGAATACTCGGTTGGTGTCTCACGCGTGGCGGATCGGGGTGGAGGTGGATGGTGGGGTGTTGACGAGGGATGGGGTGGTGAGATCTATCGAGCTGGTGCTGAGGAAAGATGAAGGGAGGGTAATGAGAGAGAGGGCTTGTAAGCTGAGAGAGTTGGGTAAGGAATCTGTTGAAAATGGGAGTTCGGTGGAAAATTTCACCAAGCTTTTGGGAATACTAGTCCCTGGCGGTTGA
- the LOC131256332 gene encoding anthocyanidin 3-O-glucosyltransferase 7-like, with protein sequence MKVGRLFPGIMVSNDVHDDPLDFVAGFSVLRVGDLTKEIVFGDLKSFFSCLLHRMGEESARAMAVVLNTFDGLDSTTLTGLMSKFRSCLAVGSLNLISPLLSEDSHACLIWLDRFAHNPASIAYVGFGMVMRFTPVEVAALAEGLESSGAPFIWSLKAREGFPAGFLEQTAGKGLIVPWALQSMVLGHVAMGVHVTHDGWNSMMESIAGTVPMICYPTLADYKLNNRLVSHAWRIGVEVDGGVLTRDEVVNSIELVLRKDEGRVMRERACKLRELGKESVGNGSSVEIFNKLLGILLVPGG encoded by the exons ATGAAAGTTGGGAGGCTATTTCCAGGGATCATGGTTTCCAATGATGTG CATGATGATCCGCTAGACTTTGTCGCGGGCTTCTCCGTGCTGCGAGTAGGGGACCTGACCAAAGAAATTGTCTTCGGTGACCTAAAATCCTTCTTCTCGTGCCTCCTACACCGCATGGGTGAGGAATCGGCGCGTGCAATGGCTGTGGTCCTCAACACCTTTGATGGCTTGGATTCCACCACCCTAACCGGCCTCATGTCCAAGTTCCGTAGCTGCCTTGCGGTGGGCTCACTCAACCTCATCTCCCCACTCCTATCAGAGGATTCTCACGCTTGCCTCAT ATGG CTCGACCGCTTTGCCCATAACCCTGCTTCCATAGCTTACGTTGGCTTTGGCATGGTGATGAGGTTCACGCCCGTTGAAGTAGCGGCACTGGCCGAGGGTCTGGAGTCGAGTGGGGCCCCCTTCATATGGTCCTTGAAAGCGAGGGAAGGTTTTCCAGCTGGATTCCTAGAGCAGACAGCTGGGAAGGGCCTCATTGTCCCGTGGGCCTTGCAATCAATGGTGCTGGGCCACGTGGCTATGGGGGTGCACGTGACGCACGATGGGTGGAACTCAATGATGGAGAGCATTGCGGGAACGGTGCCGATGATCTGTTACCCGACTCTTGCGGACTATAAGCTGAATAATCGGTTGGTGTCTCACGCGTGGCGGATTGGGGTGGAGGTGGATGGTGGGGTGTTGACGAGGGATGAGGTGGTGAACTCCATCGAGCTGGTGCTGAGGAAGGATGAAGGGAGGGTAATGAGAGAGAGGGCTTGTAAGTTGAGAGAGTTGGGTAAGGAATCTGTTGGAAATGGGAGTTCGGTGGAAATTTTCAATAAGTTGTTGGGAATACTTCTAGTCCCTGGCGGTtga